From the Camarhynchus parvulus chromosome 13, STF_HiC, whole genome shotgun sequence genome, one window contains:
- the C13H5orf24 gene encoding UPF0461 protein C5orf24 homolog isoform X2, translated as MMHPVASSNPAFCGTGKSSCLNEDNVRAADQFDLYATQQSKYSHAVSHKPIACQRQDALNDPHLQTTSGRNIETKDELKKKKNLNRSGKRGRPSGTTKSAGYRTSTGRPLGTTKAAGFKTSPGRPLGTTKAAGYKVSPGRPPGKKQQAFRCSSDA; from the exons ATGATGCACCCTGTTGCCAGCAGTAATCCAGCTTTCTGTGGGACCGGCAAGAGCTCTTGCCTGAACGAAGACAATGTGAGGGCTGCGGATCAGTTTGACCTCTACGCCACGCAGCAGAGCAAGTACAGCCACGCAGTCAGCCACAAACCCATTGCCTGCCAGAGACAAGATGCCTTGAACGACCCCCACTTGCAGACCACAAGTGGCAGGAATATAGAGACAAAAGAtgaactaaagaaaaagaaaaacctcaacCGCTCCGGGAAGCGCGGAAGGCCGTCAGGGACCACCAAATCAGCAGGGTACCGAACCAGCACAGGTCGACCCCTGGGGACCACCAAAGCAGCTGGATTTAAGACAAGTCCAGGCAGACCCTTGGGTACAACTAAAGCAGCAGGATACAAAGTCAGCCCAGGCAGACCTCCAG gaaaaaagcagcaagccTTCAGGTGTTCCAGTGATGCCTAA
- the C13H5orf24 gene encoding UPF0461 protein C5orf24 homolog isoform X1, producing the protein MMHPVASSNPAFCGTGKSSCLNEDNVRAADQFDLYATQQSKYSHAVSHKPIACQRQDALNDPHLQTTSGRNIETKDELKKKKNLNRSGKRGRPSGTTKSAGYRTSTGRPLGTTKAAGFKTSPGRPLGTTKAAGYKVSPGRPPGSIKALSRLANLNYTCGSAAFPYPVVHNRGVHAAGETSSKIKQPNE; encoded by the coding sequence ATGATGCACCCTGTTGCCAGCAGTAATCCAGCTTTCTGTGGGACCGGCAAGAGCTCTTGCCTGAACGAAGACAATGTGAGGGCTGCGGATCAGTTTGACCTCTACGCCACGCAGCAGAGCAAGTACAGCCACGCAGTCAGCCACAAACCCATTGCCTGCCAGAGACAAGATGCCTTGAACGACCCCCACTTGCAGACCACAAGTGGCAGGAATATAGAGACAAAAGAtgaactaaagaaaaagaaaaacctcaacCGCTCCGGGAAGCGCGGAAGGCCGTCAGGGACCACCAAATCAGCAGGGTACCGAACCAGCACAGGTCGACCCCTGGGGACCACCAAAGCAGCTGGATTTAAGACAAGTCCAGGCAGACCCTTGGGTACAACTAAAGCAGCAGGATACAAAGTCAGCCCAGGCAGACCTCCAGGTAGCATTAAAGCTCTATCACGGCTTGCAAATCTAAATTATACTTGTGGCAGTGCAGCTTTTCCTTACCCTGTGGTGCATAACAGAGGAGTCCATGCTGCTGGTGAAACTAGCAGCAAAATCAAGCAGCCTAATGAATGA